A genomic stretch from Kogia breviceps isolate mKogBre1 chromosome 1, mKogBre1 haplotype 1, whole genome shotgun sequence includes:
- the FAM131C gene encoding protein FAM131C isoform X1, producing MGSCVSRDLLTSAHKDCPMPQGTAPLNPDLPSSRPPTVAPDHVTGKDKQMDFCWDPWQRCFQTTNGYLSDSRSCSSNYNVAALATSSLVGVVQSIKDHITKPTAMARGRVAHLIEWKGWSAQRSGWELSAAEDEHYCCLPDELREARFAAGVAEQFAITEATLSAWSSLDDEELHPENSPRDVIQLQDLESIYLQDSLLSVPSQDDSLLAFSSPDGWPSPDEPPTIASGPQPPSPEQQHWQRLLGAPGPEGGAHLQGSLPSVDSGPLSEEEDEVFYN from the exons ATGGGCTCCTGCGTGTCGCGAG attTGCTCACAAGTGCCCACAAGGACTGCCCCATGCCCCAGGGCACGGCCCCCCTGAACCCAGACTTGCCCTCCAGCCGCCCACCCACCGTGGCTCCAGACCATGTCACTGGCAAG GACAAACAGATGGATTTCTGTTGGGATCCTTGGCAG AGGTGCTTCCAGACCACCAACGGCTACCTGTCCGACTCCAGATCCTGCTCCAGCAACTACAACGTGGCAGCCCTGGCCACCTCGTCCCTTGTGG GAGTGGTGCAGAGCATCAAGGACCACATCACAAAGCCCACGGCCATGGCGCGTGGTCGCGTGGCCCACCTCATCGAGTGGAAGGGCTGGAGTGCCCAGCGCTCAGGCTGGGAGCTGTCCGCAGCCGAGGACGAGCATTACTGCTGCCTCCCAGATGAGCTTCGTGAGGCCCGCTTTGCCGCAG GGGTTGCCGAGCAGTTTGCCATCACGGAGGCCACACTGAGTGCCTGGTCCTCGCTGGACGACGAGGAGCTGCACCCAGAGAACAGCCCCCGGGACGTCATCCAGCTACAGG ACCTGGAGAGCATCTACCTTCAGGACAGTCTTCTGAGCGTCCCCTCGCAGGATGACAGTCTTCTGGCCTTCTCCTCCCCCGATGGATGGCCCTCACCTGACGAGCCCCCCACCATAGCCTCTGGCCCGCAGCCCCCCAGCCCCGAACAGCAGCACTGGCAGCGGCTACTGGGGGCCCCGGGGCCCGAGGGTGGGGCCCACCTGCAGGGCTCCCTCCCATCGGTGGACAGTGGCCCCCTCTCGGAGGAGGAGGATGAGGTGTTCTATAACTGA
- the FAM131C gene encoding protein FAM131C isoform X2 yields the protein MPQGTAPLNPDLPSSRPPTVAPDHVTGKDKQMDFCWDPWQRCFQTTNGYLSDSRSCSSNYNVAALATSSLVGVVQSIKDHITKPTAMARGRVAHLIEWKGWSAQRSGWELSAAEDEHYCCLPDELREARFAAGVAEQFAITEATLSAWSSLDDEELHPENSPRDVIQLQDLESIYLQDSLLSVPSQDDSLLAFSSPDGWPSPDEPPTIASGPQPPSPEQQHWQRLLGAPGPEGGAHLQGSLPSVDSGPLSEEEDEVFYN from the exons ATGCCCCAGGGCACGGCCCCCCTGAACCCAGACTTGCCCTCCAGCCGCCCACCCACCGTGGCTCCAGACCATGTCACTGGCAAG GACAAACAGATGGATTTCTGTTGGGATCCTTGGCAG AGGTGCTTCCAGACCACCAACGGCTACCTGTCCGACTCCAGATCCTGCTCCAGCAACTACAACGTGGCAGCCCTGGCCACCTCGTCCCTTGTGG GAGTGGTGCAGAGCATCAAGGACCACATCACAAAGCCCACGGCCATGGCGCGTGGTCGCGTGGCCCACCTCATCGAGTGGAAGGGCTGGAGTGCCCAGCGCTCAGGCTGGGAGCTGTCCGCAGCCGAGGACGAGCATTACTGCTGCCTCCCAGATGAGCTTCGTGAGGCCCGCTTTGCCGCAG GGGTTGCCGAGCAGTTTGCCATCACGGAGGCCACACTGAGTGCCTGGTCCTCGCTGGACGACGAGGAGCTGCACCCAGAGAACAGCCCCCGGGACGTCATCCAGCTACAGG ACCTGGAGAGCATCTACCTTCAGGACAGTCTTCTGAGCGTCCCCTCGCAGGATGACAGTCTTCTGGCCTTCTCCTCCCCCGATGGATGGCCCTCACCTGACGAGCCCCCCACCATAGCCTCTGGCCCGCAGCCCCCCAGCCCCGAACAGCAGCACTGGCAGCGGCTACTGGGGGCCCCGGGGCCCGAGGGTGGGGCCCACCTGCAGGGCTCCCTCCCATCGGTGGACAGTGGCCCCCTCTCGGAGGAGGAGGATGAGGTGTTCTATAACTGA
- the FAM131C gene encoding protein FAM131C isoform X3 has product MDFCWDPWQRCFQTTNGYLSDSRSCSSNYNVAALATSSLVGVVQSIKDHITKPTAMARGRVAHLIEWKGWSAQRSGWELSAAEDEHYCCLPDELREARFAAGVAEQFAITEATLSAWSSLDDEELHPENSPRDVIQLQDLESIYLQDSLLSVPSQDDSLLAFSSPDGWPSPDEPPTIASGPQPPSPEQQHWQRLLGAPGPEGGAHLQGSLPSVDSGPLSEEEDEVFYN; this is encoded by the exons ATGGATTTCTGTTGGGATCCTTGGCAG AGGTGCTTCCAGACCACCAACGGCTACCTGTCCGACTCCAGATCCTGCTCCAGCAACTACAACGTGGCAGCCCTGGCCACCTCGTCCCTTGTGG GAGTGGTGCAGAGCATCAAGGACCACATCACAAAGCCCACGGCCATGGCGCGTGGTCGCGTGGCCCACCTCATCGAGTGGAAGGGCTGGAGTGCCCAGCGCTCAGGCTGGGAGCTGTCCGCAGCCGAGGACGAGCATTACTGCTGCCTCCCAGATGAGCTTCGTGAGGCCCGCTTTGCCGCAG GGGTTGCCGAGCAGTTTGCCATCACGGAGGCCACACTGAGTGCCTGGTCCTCGCTGGACGACGAGGAGCTGCACCCAGAGAACAGCCCCCGGGACGTCATCCAGCTACAGG ACCTGGAGAGCATCTACCTTCAGGACAGTCTTCTGAGCGTCCCCTCGCAGGATGACAGTCTTCTGGCCTTCTCCTCCCCCGATGGATGGCCCTCACCTGACGAGCCCCCCACCATAGCCTCTGGCCCGCAGCCCCCCAGCCCCGAACAGCAGCACTGGCAGCGGCTACTGGGGGCCCCGGGGCCCGAGGGTGGGGCCCACCTGCAGGGCTCCCTCCCATCGGTGGACAGTGGCCCCCTCTCGGAGGAGGAGGATGAGGTGTTCTATAACTGA